A genomic segment from Vicugna pacos chromosome 17, VicPac4, whole genome shotgun sequence encodes:
- the JAGN1 gene encoding protein jagunal homolog 1: MASRAGPRAAGTDGSDFQHRERVAKHYQMSVTLKYEIKKLIYVHLVIWLLLVAKMSVGHLRLLSHDQVAMPYQWEYPYLLSIVPSLLGLLSFPRNNISYLVLSMISMGLFSIAPLIYGSMEMFPAAQQLYRHGKAYRFLFGFSAVSVMYLVLVLAVQVHAWQLYYSKKLLDSWFTSTQEKKRK, encoded by the exons ATGGCGTCTCGGGCAGGCCCGCGAGCGGCCGGCACCGACGGCAGCGACTTTCAGCACCGGGAGCGCGTCGCCAAGCACTACCAGATGAG CGTGACCCTCAAGTATGAAATCAAGAAGTTGATCTACGTGCATCTGGTCATATGGCTGCTGCTGGTTGCCAAGATGAGCGTGGGACACCTGAGGCTCTTGTCGCATGATCAGGTGGCCATGCCCTATCAATGGGAGTATCCCTATCTGCTGAGCATTGTGCCCTCCCTCTTgggcctcctctccttcccccgcAACAACATCAGCTACCTGGTGCTATCCATGATCAGCATGGGGCTCTTTTCCATCGCTCCCCTCATTTACGGCAGCATGGAGATGTTCCCTGCGGCACAGCAGCTCTACCGCCACGGCAAGGCCTACCGCTTCCTCTTTGGTTTCTCAGCCGTCTCCGTCATGTATCTGGTGTTGGTGCTGGCGGTTCAAGTGCATGCCTGGCAGTTATACTACAGCAAGAAACTCCTAGACTCTTGGTTCACGAGCACACAGGAGAAGAAACGTAAATGA